In Tubulanus polymorphus chromosome 2, tnTubPoly1.2, whole genome shotgun sequence, a single window of DNA contains:
- the LOC141898773 gene encoding pumilio homolog 3-like, whose amino-acid sequence MNSSPKKVKKNASVRLTPEGASTKKKEIKRLKNDSDERKEIKAKRKKLKLENDRESPVKTKKDAVRQDPDGESTTEDVKLKEKKKKKPLQNLKDASKKVKSFATKKAVKRKNENEEGTEAKKPKLVEMKKKDRREIRKKSEQDNYDLSKRIKKIWEQIRKHDISKAQQEKLCTELYNLCKGKIKEIIFAHDTTRVIQDLFKYGTTEHKALVFEEIKDHFLEMVKSKYAKFCVRKIMKYGNKEQKNHVFKAFHGNIRKLIRHSEASDIIEFCYNQYANAQQRSSMVEEFYGPSFALFKTSEVRTLEKLMDAEPLKKDSILGNMKATLEPCIDKNIVSQTLVHRVFLEFFTYCYPKQRTTMIEALRESLVHMLHTRDGAMVAMTCLWYGTKKDRKLIIKSLKTHVVKICKEEYGHLLLLAIFDVVDDTVLIKKAILDEMLKAVSEVAFDQYGRKVLCYLLNSRDPLHFHPDIIKCLAKGDNNETSKKDPTARKSELLAAVSPALIQFVADNVKNIVMNNSSILLLMSILTHATGDMTETMKALVQCVAEPFETKGTESHHIIEHPAGHITLKRIIAHDKSRKEAKNEVLFSRILVDNLPAGAMKSWIVCNRGCFVLVNLLELADKHVTTAVQNEILPEKKSLKKLNFKGAQILFSKLT is encoded by the exons ATGAATTCGAGTCCGAAAAAGGTAAAAAAGAACGCTAGCGTGCGATTGACTCCGGAAGGTgcatcaacaaaaaaaaaggaaataaaaagattgaagAATGACAGCGATGAGAGAAAAGAAATCAAAGCCAAAAGGAAAaagttgaaattagaaaacgaTCGGGAATCTCCGGTGAAGACGAAAAAAGATGCCGTACGCCAAGATCCGGATGGTGAAAGCACTACTGAAGATGTGAAACTGaaggaaaagaaaaagaagaaaccaTTGCAAAATCTGAAAGACGCTTCAAAGAAGGTGAAAAGTTTTGCAACTAAAAAGGCCGTCAAGAgaaagaatgaaaatgaagaaggaACAGAAG cgaaaaaaccaaaactggttgaaatgaagaaaaaggACCGAAGGGAAATTCGTAAGAAATCCGAACAAGATAATTACGACCTGTCGAAACGTATCAAGAAAATCTGGGAACAGATTCGAAA ACATGATATATCGAAAGCCCAACAAGAAAAACTTTGTACCGAACTCTATAACTTATGCAAAGGAAAGATAAAGGAG ATCATATTTGCTCACGATACAACAAGGGTCATTCAGGATCTTTTCAAATATGGTACAACTGAACATAAGGCACTGGTATTCGAAGAAATCAAAG ATCATTTTCTGGAGATGGTAAAAAGTAAATACGCCAAATTTTGTGTGCGCAAAATCATGAAATACGG AAATAAGGAACAGAAGAACCATGTATTCAAAGCATTCCATGGAAATATTAGAAAGTTGATTCGCCATTCT gaaGCATCGGATATCATTGAATTCTGTTATAACCAATACGCAAATGCACAGCAGAGATCATCAATGGTTGAAGAATTTTATGGACCCAGTTTCGCGCTTTTTAAG ACATCTGAGGTCCGCACATTAGAAAAACTTATGGATGCTGAACCACTCAAGAAAGATTCCATACTTGGTAATATGAAAGCAACTCTGGAACCATGCATTGATAA AAATATAGTCAGCCAAACGCTAGTACACCGCGTGTTTCTAGAATTCTTCACGTATTGCTATCCGAAACAGAGAACG ACTATGATCGAAGCATTACGTGAAAGTCTTGTCCATATGTTACACACTCGAGATGGTGCTATGGTAGCAATGACTTGCTTGTGGTACGGCACGAAGAAAGACCGAAAGCTGATCATCAAGTCGTTGAAAACACACGTAGTTAAAATTTGTAAAGAGGAATACGGCCATCTGTTATTGCTGGCTATTTTTGACGTTGTCGATGACACCGTTCTTATTAAGAAAGCCATTCTTGAC GAAATGTTGAAGGCTGTGTCGGAAGTTGCATTTGATCAATACGGACGAAAAGTTCTGTGTTACCTGCTAAACTCAAGAGATCCCTTGCATTTTCACCCAGATATAATCAAGTGTCTGGCAAAAGGGGATAATAATGAAACTAG CAAAAAGGATCCAACCGCCAGAAAAAGTGAACTTCTAGCTGCAGTGTCGCCAGCTTTGATACAATTCGTAGCTGACAAcgtgaaaaatattgtgatgaaTAATTCAAGTATTCTTTTGTTGATGTCCATCTTAACGCATGCTACTG GTGATATGACTGAAACTATGAAAGCATTAGTGCAGTGCGTAGCTGAACCATTCGAAACGAAAGGTACAGAAAGTCACCATATCATCGAACATCCTGCTGGTCATATTACACTGAAGAGGATCATCGCTCACGATAAATCCAGGAAAGAGGCTAAAAATGAGG TACTCTTTTCACGAATACTAGTTGATAATCTTCCCGCTGGTGCTATGAAATCATGGATTGTGTGTAACAGAGGTTGTTTTGTACTTGTCAA TTTATTGGAATTAGCAGATAAGCATGTGACTACAGCCgtacaaaatgaaatattaccaGAGAAAAAATCACTCAAGAAACTCAATTTTAAAGGGGCACAAATTCTATTCAGCAAACTGACATGA
- the LOC141898891 gene encoding WD repeat-containing protein 18-like: protein MASSTALTEVIFTTESTGQLWNVGVWDASNGTNLAAYKGSTTGQRSLALLGNDYILGAASNKPLIHVWSLQKKEQHQLRIVCPGKVNALAISPDGNYCVAAIAEKLHIWQIKSGNLLAVLSHHYQNINCVRFTDDGSYFLSGGDDNLVLVWKLVNVLSSEEKQSLDPHHTWSSHSLPITDIYCGYGGAHARVATSSLDQTCKLWDLSSGELLCSFLFESCITSVMMDPAEHHLFSGGVHGQIYQVNLYDKIDSQNSEKKEIFQGHSKQVNCLTTSFDGSTLVSGSNDCTVKIWDIDSLQCVRTLKHKGSVMNVIIAPAPIGLFRPGIKPQHTIQPFKRHLHNSEMEEQESVDICMYLQSADVPEKNNMDVDKLCRDEWKRQESKGDLQTSEIIVENLRKEVETLKDINRQLYEYTIKELLNNKV, encoded by the exons ATGGCATCGTCAACAGCATTAACAGAG GTTATATTTACAACAGAGTCTACTGGACAGCTGTGGAATGTCGGCGTTTGGGACGCTAGTAACGGAACTAATTTAGCAGCGTATAAAGGATCGACGACTGGACAGCGATCTCTGGCGCTATTAGGAAACGATTATATATTGGGCGCCGCAAGCAATAAACCTCTCATTCACGTTTGGAGCTTAcagaaaaaa GAACAGCATCAATTGAGAATTGTTTGTCCAGGAAAAGTAAACGCATTGGCAATCAGTCCAGATGGGAATTACTGTGTTGCAGCCATAGCAGAAAAACTTCACATTTGGCAG ATAAAATCTGGAAATTTGTTAGCCGTCCTGTCTCATCATTACCAAAACATAAACTGCGTCCGCTTCACCGATGATGGAAGCTATTTTCTCTCGGGAGGTGATGATAATTTGGTACTTGTGTGGAAGTTAGTCAA TGTTTTGTCATCTGAGGAGAAACAGTCCCTTGATCCACATCACACGTGGTCCAGTCACTCACTGCCTATTACAGATATATACTGTGGCTATGGAGGAGCACATGCGAGAGTGGCCACATCTTCCCTTGACCAAACATGCAAA tTATGGGATCTATCATCCGGCGAATTGTTGtgttcatttttatttgaatcttgTATCACATCTGTTATGATGGATCCAGCCGAACATCATCTGTTTTCTGGTGGGGTTCATGGTCAGATCTATCAGGTCAACTTATATGACAAG attgacagtcaaaattcagaaaaaaaggaaatatttcaAGGGCATAG CAAGCAGGTGAACTGTCTTACAACTTCATTTGATGGATCGACATTAGTTTCTGGGTCAAATGATTGTACAGTCAAAATATGGGACATCGATAGCCTTCAGTGTGTAAGAACTCTGAAACATAAAG GCTCTGTCATGAATGTAATAATAGCACCAGCACCGATTGGTTTGTTTAGACCTGGTATCAAACCGCAGCATACTATCCAGCCATTTAAACGTCATTTACACAATTCTGAAATGGAGGAACAAGAATCCGTTGATATTTGCATGTATTTACAATCGGCTGAT gtaccagaaaaaaataatatggATGTTGACAAGTTATGTCGAGATGAGTGGAAACGTCAG GAATCAAAAGGTGATTTGCAGACATCGGAAatcattgttgaaaatctACGGAAAGAGGTTGAGACTCTGAAAGATATCAATCGACAATTGTATGAATATACTATCAAAGAATTACTGAACAATAAAGTGTAG
- the LOC141900157 gene encoding RING finger protein 11-like, translated as MGNCLKTPTNDDISLLRGNDSQSDSHQDASDLGPPPPYQESVPVYHPTPNISRPATMLTEEEQIKIAKRIGLISHLPTGVYDGGSKKVKECVICMGEFVIGDSLRYLPCMHTYHRDCIDDWLMRSFTCPSCMEPVDSALLSSYETSINSN; from the exons ATGGGCAACTGTTTGAAGACCCCGACAAATGATGACATTTCTTTGTTGAGAGGAAACGACAGTCAAAGCGATTCCCATCAAGATGCTTCAGATTTGGGACCCCCGCCTCCGTATCAG GAAAGCGTACCCGTATATCACCCGACACCGAACATCAGTAGACCGGCGACTATGCTCACAGAAGAGGAACAAATAAAAATTGCGAAACGAATTGGATTGATTAGTCACCTTCCAACAGGGGTTTATGACGGGGGCAGCAAAAAAGTGAAAGA atgCGTGATATGCATGGGTGAATTTGTTATAGGGGATTCATTGCGTTATTTGCCGTGTATGCATACATATCATCGGGACTGTATCGACGACTGGCTGATGCGTTCGTTCACGTGCCCATCCTGTATGGAGCCGGTGGATTCCGCGTTGCTTAGCTCGTACGAAACGAGCATCAACTCCAACTGA